One window of Flavobacteriales bacterium genomic DNA carries:
- a CDS encoding PQQ-dependent sugar dehydrogenase produces the protein MGATWISFFFSVPASVAQTVPSGFNDAVVISGFNAPVGFTFDANGRMYVWEKSGTVWIVDNGTRLPVPLIDLSEEVGNWRDHGCLGFTLDPAFLSNGRIYLFYTVDRNYLMNYGQPGYDPDADQYLSATIMRVTRYTAIGPAFTSVDLNSRTVLLGETKKTGIPLLYESHSTGALVFASDGTLMLTAGDGASYNAADVGGDPQTYFAQALADSIITPAENVGAMRSQLLSSMNGKMLRIDPETGNGVPSNPFYDPAAPRSPQSRVWALGLRNPYRFTYRPGTGSTDPAAGDPGAFYIGDVGWTNYEELNVCYSAGMNFGWPIFEGMEENGSYLNARTQNIDAPNPLYGQGLCTKRYFDFHDLIKQESLVHPTGLPNPCDPGTLIPPNIHIFTNDRPLIDWVHGNQSRCSAFNGNTAVQYDLDDPSSPVPGPRFGGNAAVGGTFITGTGWPAGYQGSYFQGDYGGAWIRRVNVTPDNKAVEVYDFGTNLGAVVFLKEGPDGALWYVRYETGQIRKIAPLGVTNLPPVAVAGQNVLFGPGPLTVQFTGSNSTDPENGPLTYLWDFGDGGTSITADPSHQFIAPLGVPTTFTVTLTVRDDQNQPNTTTLLVSVNNTPPVVDITSFPNGQLYPVGVDTTMTLAASVTDAEHGPAQLSYSWQTVFHHNTHVHSEPVDHAVTTSSVISGLGCYSETYYYEVRLTVTDAGGLFTTVSHFLYPHCSAIAPTAVINAPLFYGTSPFPATMDGSSSVDNGTIVNYSWDFGDGTTDNGAAVNKTFTENGDYIVTLTVTDNDGLSSSTVKVFSVYTLDPPQCVGPAGSVLREYWTGITGSTVSSLINSPGYPDSPTGITFPTSIRGPVNFANNYGTRMRGYIIAPSTGNYTFNTTSDDASVFYLSLNADPALKQAICSVPGFTNDTQYDKYPVQQSGNIALVAGKYYYFEFLQKEGSSGDHMTARWTQPGNATLTVVDGAYLARWEDCPPSLKLRLALAGPYDAGTGQMEDDLRAMMAIPLQEPYTAMGFAQVGGGGETVSQAMLDVTGKNAVVDWVLVELRSQGNPSVIAATQAALLQRDGDVVGTDGYSRIIFNVPSDQYYVAVRHRNHLGVMTGSKVFLDRNVATVDFTDPGLATYGGGAQKVFTNGKSGLWSGNSVNDGRLKYTGATNDRDPMLIAVGSGIPTHSVSGYFPEDLDMDGFVRYTGAQNDRDKLLISVGGNVPSAVREEQLP, from the coding sequence GTGGGAGCCACCTGGATCAGCTTTTTCTTTTCCGTCCCGGCCAGTGTCGCACAGACCGTGCCCAGCGGTTTCAACGATGCGGTGGTGATCAGTGGCTTCAATGCGCCAGTGGGCTTCACTTTCGATGCCAACGGCCGTATGTACGTCTGGGAGAAGAGCGGCACAGTGTGGATCGTTGACAACGGCACGCGCCTTCCGGTCCCGTTGATCGACCTCAGCGAGGAAGTGGGCAATTGGCGTGATCATGGATGCCTTGGTTTCACCTTGGACCCGGCCTTCCTCTCCAACGGGAGGATCTACCTGTTTTACACCGTGGACCGGAACTACCTGATGAACTACGGCCAACCGGGATACGATCCGGACGCTGACCAATACTTAAGCGCCACCATCATGCGGGTGACGCGCTATACCGCGATCGGACCGGCGTTCACATCCGTGGACCTGAATAGTCGCACGGTGCTTCTCGGTGAAACAAAGAAGACGGGCATTCCTTTGCTGTATGAATCACACAGCACGGGAGCATTGGTCTTTGCCAGCGACGGCACCCTGATGCTAACCGCAGGTGACGGTGCCAGTTACAACGCTGCCGACGTGGGCGGTGATCCGCAGACCTACTTCGCACAAGCCTTGGCGGACAGCATCATTACACCTGCGGAGAACGTGGGGGCGATGCGCTCGCAGCTATTGAGCAGCATGAACGGCAAAATGCTGCGCATCGACCCGGAGACCGGCAACGGTGTGCCGAGTAATCCGTTTTATGACCCGGCCGCCCCGAGGTCCCCCCAAAGCCGGGTTTGGGCCTTGGGTCTGCGCAACCCATATCGGTTCACCTATAGGCCGGGCACGGGCAGCACGGATCCGGCAGCTGGCGATCCCGGCGCCTTCTATATCGGCGATGTGGGGTGGACCAACTATGAGGAGTTGAACGTCTGCTATTCAGCGGGCATGAACTTTGGCTGGCCGATCTTCGAGGGCATGGAGGAGAACGGCTCCTACCTCAATGCGAGGACGCAGAATATCGATGCACCCAACCCGCTGTATGGACAAGGGCTGTGTACCAAGCGGTATTTCGACTTCCACGACCTGATCAAACAGGAGTCCTTGGTGCATCCCACCGGCCTGCCCAATCCGTGCGATCCCGGCACATTGATCCCGCCGAACATCCACATCTTCACCAACGACAGGCCCTTGATCGATTGGGTCCATGGCAACCAATCCCGTTGTAGCGCCTTCAATGGGAATACGGCGGTACAGTACGACCTGGACGATCCAAGCTCCCCCGTGCCCGGCCCGCGCTTTGGCGGCAATGCAGCGGTGGGCGGCACCTTCATCACCGGCACCGGTTGGCCGGCAGGCTATCAGGGCAGCTATTTCCAAGGGGATTACGGAGGAGCGTGGATCAGGCGTGTGAATGTGACCCCCGACAATAAGGCCGTTGAGGTTTATGATTTTGGCACCAACCTTGGCGCAGTGGTGTTCCTGAAGGAAGGCCCGGACGGCGCACTGTGGTATGTGCGTTATGAGACCGGCCAGATCCGGAAAATAGCGCCATTGGGCGTCACGAACCTGCCACCTGTTGCGGTTGCCGGGCAGAACGTGCTGTTCGGTCCCGGCCCGTTGACCGTTCAGTTCACAGGTTCCAACAGTACAGATCCGGAGAACGGTCCCCTGACCTATCTGTGGGATTTCGGCGATGGAGGGACAAGTATCACTGCAGACCCTTCACATCAGTTCATCGCCCCGCTGGGCGTGCCCACCACCTTTACGGTCACGCTTACCGTGCGGGACGATCAGAATCAACCTAACACCACAACTTTGCTTGTGAGCGTGAACAACACCCCGCCGGTCGTGGACATAACCAGCTTCCCCAACGGACAGCTTTACCCTGTGGGCGTGGACACGACAATGACCTTGGCGGCCTCGGTGACGGATGCGGAGCACGGACCTGCCCAGCTCAGCTATTCGTGGCAGACCGTTTTCCATCACAATACGCACGTACATTCCGAGCCGGTGGACCACGCGGTGACCACCTCATCGGTGATCTCCGGACTTGGCTGCTATTCGGAAACTTATTACTATGAAGTGCGGCTCACCGTCACCGATGCCGGGGGCCTGTTCACCACGGTCTCCCATTTCCTCTATCCGCACTGTTCCGCCATCGCTCCCACGGCCGTGATCAACGCCCCGTTGTTCTATGGCACCTCGCCGTTCCCTGCCACCATGGACGGCAGCAGCAGCGTGGACAACGGTACAATCGTGAATTATAGTTGGGACTTTGGGGATGGCACCACCGACAACGGAGCGGCAGTGAACAAGACCTTCACCGAGAACGGTGATTATATAGTAACCCTGACCGTCACCGACAACGACGGGCTTTCCTCCTCCACGGTGAAGGTGTTCTCAGTGTACACCTTGGACCCGCCACAATGTGTGGGGCCTGCTGGAAGTGTACTCCGGGAGTACTGGACGGGCATCACGGGGTCCACGGTCAGCTCCTTGATCAATAGCCCCGGCTATCCGGATTCCCCTACGGGCATCACCTTCCCCACGAGCATCCGTGGACCGGTGAATTTCGCGAACAACTACGGCACCCGCATGCGTGGTTACATCATCGCACCGAGCACGGGGAACTACACGTTCAACACGACATCGGACGATGCCTCCGTTTTCTACCTGAGCCTGAACGCCGATCCCGCGCTGAAGCAGGCGATCTGTTCCGTTCCCGGGTTTACCAATGACACCCAATACGACAAATATCCGGTCCAGCAGAGCGGGAACATCGCCTTGGTAGCTGGGAAGTACTATTACTTCGAATTTCTCCAAAAGGAGGGAAGCAGTGGTGACCACATGACGGCGCGTTGGACGCAGCCTGGCAATGCCACCCTCACTGTGGTGGACGGGGCGTACTTGGCGCGCTGGGAGGATTGCCCGCCAAGCCTGAAGCTTCGCTTGGCCTTGGCCGGCCCGTATGATGCGGGTACAGGTCAAATGGAGGACGATCTGCGCGCAATGATGGCCATACCGTTACAAGAACCCTATACGGCCATGGGTTTTGCCCAAGTGGGGGGCGGTGGTGAAACGGTCTCACAGGCCATGTTGGACGTCACCGGTAAGAACGCCGTGGTGGATTGGGTACTTGTGGAACTGCGTAGCCAAGGGAACCCATCGGTGATCGCGGCCACACAGGCGGCCTTGCTACAGCGCGACGGCGATGTAGTGGGCACGGACGGCTATTCGCGGATCATCTTCAACGTTCCGAGCGACCAATACTACGTCGCTGTGCGACACCGCAACCATTTGGGCGTGATGACCGGATCGAAGGTGTTCCTCGACAGGAACGTGGCTACGGTGGACTTCACGGATCCCGGCTTGGCAACATATGGCGGCGGGGCGCAAAAAGTGTTCACGAACGGGAAATCCGGCTTATGGTCCGGCAATTCGGTGAACGATGGACGCTTGAAGTACACCGGGGCCACTAATGATCGCGACCCCATGTTGATCGCAGTGGGTTCGGGCATACCTACACACAGCGTATCGGGATATTTCCCGGAAGATCTCGACATGGACGGCTTTGTGCGGTACACAGGGGCCCAGAACGACCGCGACAAGCTTTTGATCAGTGTCGGGGGGAATGTTCCGAGCGCGGTGCGCGAGGAGCAATTGCCTTGA